AATTGGTAACTGCATCTCGATTCTCATTTATAATGTGGATAACTTAGGCAATTATTTTTAATGCATCAGCCCAGACGTTTGTCTAATATTTGGGGAGATTCCAATTTTCCGCAAAAAAGTCTATTTTAATAACTCATTTAGACCTGCTATAAAAAGAGGGACCATCATGGAAATGAAGTCCCTAAATTGTGAATCAAAACAAGAAAACCTCTTTATAAATTCTTTCTTCATCTCATCGTATTACGCTTCCATAAGAGATGATTTAAAATCCAAGGTTACCGCTGCTAACTTTAATACTTAAAAATTCGAGTCATTTATATCTATCCAGATATAAATGACTTAAACGTGTATCTTGTTCTCGCAGGCATGAATGGCATAAATCGTTTTCACCAGGGCGTCGGGTGTAACAGAAACACTATCGATCCCTTTTTCGACCAGGAATTGTGCAAAGTCGGGATGATCAGAAGGACCCTGCCCACAAATGCCTACTTGTACATTAGAAGCCTTAGCAATATCAATGAGATTACTGATCATCATCTTCACGGCTTCATTTCTTTCATCATAGAGGTCGGCAACCAATGAAGAATCCCTGTCCAGTCCTAAGGTCAATTGTGTTAGATCATTGGAGCCGATAGAGAAGCCATCAATGTTTTTGGCAAATTCTTTGGCAAGAATGATATTGGAAGGAATCTCTGCCATCAGATAAACCTTCAAGCCATCTATTCCTCTTTCTAAGCCGTATTCCTTCATCACCGTATAGACTTTCTCCAATTCTTTTGGTGTTCTGCAAAAGGGAATCATTACCACCACATTCTTGAAGCCAAGATGATTGCGCACGTTGGCAATGGCTTTACATTCCAGCCCAAAGGCTTCTTTATATTTATCTGAATAATACCTGGAAGCACCGCGCCAGCCAATCATAGGGTTCTCTTCTTTAGGCTCAAAATATTGTCCACCCAGTAAATTATAATACTCATTGCTTTTAAAATCCGAGAAACGAACGATAACTTCATTCGGGTAAAAAGCAGCAGCAATTTTTGCAATGCCAAAAGAAAGCTTCTGAATAAAATATTGTTCCTCTGAAACGAATCCACTGATGATTTTAGTTATCTCAGATGAGAGCGATTCATCTTTTAATGCCTTGTGATGCAAGATTGCCAGCGGGTGTACTTTAATATAATTATTAATAATAAATTCTTCTCTTGCTAAGCCTACACCTTTATTGGGAAGTGCTGCAAATTTAAAGGCTAGCGAAGGTGAGGCTACATTTAGTTTGACTGCCGTCTTAATTTCAGGTAATTGTTTTAAATCAATTTCTCTAGTGGAAAAATTTAGCACCCCTTCGTATACAATGCCTTCATCACCTTCTGCGCAGGAAGCGGTAACCTCCTGACCGATGGATAGAATCTCAGTTACATTACCACAGCCTACTATCGCAGGAACGCCCATCTCTCTGGCTACAATGGCCGCATGGCAGGTTCTTCCACCTTTATTCGTAATAATAGCAGCAGCCATTTTCATAATGGGTTCCCAATCAGGGTCCGTCATATCCGTAACGAGTATATCTCCTTTTTGGAATACCGCTCCTTCTGTAATCCTTTTATCCAAAGAATACAGGATATTCACTTTCCCGGTGGCAATCTTATCTCCTACAGCAATACCCCTCAACAGTTCTTTTTTAGGCTGTTGTTCCTCCATAGCATAGGCTGTAATAGTCGATATGTCTCTATTGGAATGAATGGTTTCGGGGCGTGCTTGCACGATAAATAGTTCACCGCTTAATCCATCGGTCGCCCATTCTACATCCACCGGACACCAATGGCTTTTTAATTGCGAATAATAATCTTCTATCTGACATACCCAATCTGATAATTGTATTATCTGTTCATCATTCAGACAGAATTTCTGTTGTTGACTTTTATCCGTTTGAATAATTTTTACCCTTTCGTCAGCATTATTCCCATAGACCATCTGCTTGTCCTTATTCCCTAATTTCTTTTCAATAATAGCAGGGAACCCTTGCTTGGTTAAGGGTTTAAAACTGATAAACTCATCAGGTGAAACAGCACCTTGTACGACCATCTCTCCCAGACCGAAGGAACCATTGATAAGCACAACGTCTTTGAATCCCGTTTCTGTATCTATAGAAAAAGCTACACCGCTTGAACCCAGGTCGGAGCGCACCATCTTCTGCACACATACGGAGAGGCCGATAGCAAAATGATCATAATGAAAATTCTCCCGATAACTGATAGCCCGATCAGTAAATAGCGAAGCAAAACAGTTTCTTACGGCATCAATCAAAGATGCGTTGCCTCTTACATTGAGATAGGTTTCTTGCTGTCCCGCGAAGGAAGCATCGGGCAAGTCTTCTGCAGTAGCAGAAGAACGAACCGCCACATCTGTATAGGATTGTTCGTAACTTTCGGAAAGTGCTTCATAGGCCTCAATAATTTCTGAACTCAGCTCATAAGGGAATTTAGTATTACTGATGGCTTGGCGGATACGCAGTCCTGAACGACGAAGTGATTCAATATTGTCAAAATCAATTTTCTTAATTTCTGATTTAATAAAATCTTCCAGGCCACTCTGCTGGATAAAAGCATAATAAGCATTGGTGGTAATGGCAAAACCATTCGGTACCTGAATGCCCAGTTCAGAGAGATGGGTAATCATTTCACCTAGCGAAGCACATTTGCCACCCACCAAAGCAATATCCTCTAAACGCAACCCTTTTAAGGGTAAAACAATAGACTGTTGCATCATTTTATAAAATTTATATTGAAGGAATTAATTGTTGTTTTTATATAAGCTTACGAACATTTGTTTATTTGTTTTGTTTTAAAAAAGGAGCCTCCTAAAGAAGAAGCTCCGTTGCACTATCTTTCAAGCACATGAGATATCATTAAACCGCAATATTATTATTCATTAATTATGTTTTTATTTTTGTGGAAAGGAAGCCACTTTAATATAATTGTTTTGTAATAGCTGCCCGGCCGTTGCTTTTATTTCTTCCCCTGTAACAGCATTGACGCGCTGTTCATAATTTAAAAAGTCATTCTTGTCGGATCCCCAGAAGAGTGATTGTTGCAATTCGGCAGCCCATGTGCCGTTGTTCTTTATTTCTTCCTTATATTGTTCTATCATCGCTTTCTTTACTTTTTCAAGATCTTCAGCTGATACGCCATTTTCAATATACCCTTTTATCTCCCTGTCCAATTCAGTAAAGATATTTTGTACATTCTCAGGCCCGCAAGGCATTTGGGCTGTGATGCTGTAATGACCATAAGGAAGTTTGGTTACGGAAGCAGAGACACCGCCACTATAGATCCATTGTTTCTCTTCTCTTACGATATTGAGTAATTCAATGGTCATGATCTGTCCCAGCATATTAGCTCTTAAAGCTAATTCGGGACTATAGGCAATATCACCGTGATAGATATCTAAGAGAATACTTTTCTTGTCTGAGCCTTTGTAAAAATTAAAAGTCTTATCACCACTCACCATTCTAAGACCATTGTCTTTGTAAGTTGGTTTTATATCTTCTACCGGAAGACTGGCAAGGTATTTCTCGATGAGCGGTTTTAAACTATCGGCATTTACATTGCCTACGAAGAAAAAGTGAAAACCAGCTGCATTGCCGAACTGCTCCTTGTAAATATTCAGAATCCTGTCCACATCTATATTCTTCATGTCCTGCTGTGTAGGAATGACAATGGGGGTGAGCGGATTGTTGCTGTACATAAACTTCGTCAAAGAATCTTTAAAGGCGTTCTGCGGGTCTGCATTGAGTAAGGGTAAACGTGCTTCTAACTTACTGTACCAGCCCCTTAAAAGAGCCGTGTCTTTTCTTGGGCTTGTAAGTTTTAAATAAGTAAGTTCCAGCATCGTCTTGATATCCTTTACAGAGGAGCTGCCACTTACCATATCAGCAATATTACTCATGCTTACACCTACATTCGCCTGGATGCCACTTAGAAAATCGCTTAATTGCGTAGGAGTAAACTGACCATAACCCATTGTCCCAATGACACTGCTCAGAAAGGTGGTATTGGATTTATCCGCCGCACCGTAAAGGTTGGTGCCACCATATTTAACACCACTGAACAATACTTGGTCTTTCTGGAAGTCGGTAGGCTTAATGGTTACTTTAATGCCGTTACTAAGGGTATAAGTGATAGAGGCCAGTGCTGCATCTTTCGTCTCAGATACGATCTTTCCCGGTGCAGGCGCTTGAGATAGCAAGTTTACCGCCGTCTTTTGTTCCGTATTCTTTTGTACCTGCTGTTCAAATGCAGCATTCGTCATGTTCAGTAGCCCTTGTTCTGTGGGTAATACCAGTTTACCTTTCTGCGGACCGGTCACCATGGTGAAGAAATGCTTTGGTGTAACTAATATTTCTCTTGCATAATCATTAATATCTTTTTCAGTAATGGTAGGTAGCAATTCTTTTACATAATTATATTCACTACTGATACTGATTAAAGGTGTTCCTTTCATAAAGGCGTCTGCATAGACATCTGTGAAAGAGGCCGAAGGCCGGTCATTGCGTTCCTGATAGGCATTCTCATAATAAGGCAGATAGGCTTTCTCAGAAGTTTTGATATCTGCCGGACTGAAGCCATATTTAGCCACATTTAATAATGCACCAACTGCTGCATTAATAGATTGTTGTAAATTATCTATTGGTGTTACATCTAGCTCCATCCCCTCGTCCTGTAGCGTAATGCCACCTATGCTGCCACTTAGGTCAAACTGTGCACCTGCAAAAGGCGGATTAGAGACTTGAGCAATATCTCTTAGCTTTCTATTTAAGCATTGTATAAAAATACTTTTAATCAATCCTTTTCTATAATCACCAATCGTTTTATCAATCTTTACTTTATGTGCAGGATACATTAAGGTATAACCATAACTCGTCGTCTCAGAGTCGCTAACGACAAGCGCTTGTTTTTTTGTGTAAGGTTCTACGTGATAGTAAGTTCTTGCCCTTTCGGCTTTCGGTGCTTTAAGTTCACCAAAATATTTTTTTATAAAGGCCTCAGCTTCCGGAACAGTGATATCGCCAACTACAATAACAGCCATGAGATCCGGCCGATACCAGTCATGATAAAATTCTCTGATAAGATTCGGATTGGCATCTGCTACGATACTGTCTTTTCCGCCTGACATGCGGTAGGCATATCTGGACCCATTCAACATATCCGGTAAGAATTTCCGAAGCATTCTTGTTTGGGCATTCAGATCACGCATACGTAATTCTTCCAGGATGACATGACGTTCTTCATTAACTTCATCTGTAGTAATAAGAGCTCCCCCGGCCCAATCCCCCACAATCTGAAAACCTTTTTCTAAATTGGCAGGATTATCTGTTGGGATAGGGACCATAAAATAGGTTCTATCCCAACCAGTATTGGCATTTAAGTCGGCTCCAAACCTCACCCCTATTTTTTGCAAATAGTCTACGAGTTCATTTTTTGGATAATGCTTGAGTCCGTTGAATTCCATATGTTCCATAAAATGTGCAAGCCCTTGTTGATCGGGGTTCTCTAATATAGATCCAGCCTTGACTACCAGCCGTAGTTCTACTTTCTGCGCGGGCTTGGCATTGGGCTTGATATAGTAGGTTAGCCCATTAGATAGTTGACCCACTGTTACTGCAGTGTCTTTGGCAAGAGCCTTGGTTAGGTTGGGGCCCTGTGCGCTAGTTAGCTTCGGCATCATGAATAAGACACCCACTAAAGCGGCAAAGGCTTTTACAAAATACTTTTTAAACATTGTACTTTTTTTGATTAGTTATTTATTTAGTCAATCTGTTATACTGTAAGCGAAACTATTAAAACAACATCTTGATTCATTAACCGTTTATGTAATAAAGGATAATTTTAAGTAACTTAACAAAACAATAATGGATCGCTGAATCTTTTTTAATTATCCAAAACACTGGCCAGCGTTTTTTCTAGTTCTTCTCTCCTGTCCCCTTTTATTTTGGAACCTGCTGCTTTTGTTAATGCATGATTAAATGCACTAAGGACGGTAATCATTGTTTCAGTCTTATTCACTAACTGTTTTAATGTCTGCTCTGCTAAGGCTGCCAGCTCTTCATCTTCGTAATGAGTAAAACGAATCGTTGATTGTAATTCCATATTATTTTATGTTGGAAAGTTCTATTCTAACTCCTAGTTACTTTTTCTGTTTCAAACTTTTGTTTTACATCATTGAGGTGTTGGATGAACTTCTGAATATTCGAATCGTAGCCATAACGTACATCACTTAAAGGGTTACCTTTTAAGTCAAGAAACATATAAAGCGGTTGAGAATTTAAGCCAAACTTTGTTTGTTCGTAATCCAGGTTTTTGTCACCTAATGTAGAAATGTATTTACCGTTTGCTGTTTTGTATTGCTGGCTTACCGGTAAAGTAGAAGGTTCATCTACATACAGGCTGATAATCACAAAATCATTTTTCAACATCTTTAATACATCCGGGTTACTCCATACTTCATTCTCCATTTTTCTGCAATTGGCGCATGAGTGTCCGGTAAAATCCAACATTACGGGTTTATTCAAAGCTTTGGCAGCAGCCATGCCTTCATTAAAATCAAAATAGCCGGTGAGACCTAAGGGCATGTGCAGTTTATCCGTATATAATTTGGGAGGTATTGCTTTTGAAGTGCCTGCATTATTTACTGATCCAGCACTGGAAATGTTTTCGATTTTGTATTGCAATTGATTCAAATCAAAATCTTGGGTAGAGGGTGGGGGAAGTAATCCACTCATGGCTTTTAATGGAGCACCCCACATCCCGGGAAGTAAATAAATGGCAAAAGTAAAGGCTATGATCGCAAAAAACAGGCGCGGGATACTTACATATTTTACCTCACTATCGTGAGAGAGTTTTATCTTTCCTAAAATATAAAAACCCATCAACACAGCCAATACAATCCATATGGCTAAGAATATTTCCCGATCGAGTAAATGCCAACCATAAATTAAATCAACCATCGAAAGGAATTTGAAAGCCAGCGCTAACTCAATAAAACCAAATACCACTTTCACACTGTTTAGCCAACCACCACTTTTGGGTAATGAGTGCAACATCGAAGGGAAAACGGCAAATAAAGTAAATGGAATAGCCAGACCCGCGCTTAAGCCTAAAATGCCAATGACCGGTGGCAAAACCTCGCCGGTGCTACTCAATTGACCCAAGGCAGTCCCTACAAAAGGCCCCGTACAGGAAAAAGAGACAATAACCAGGGTTAATGCCATGAAGAAAGTTCCGATCACGCCGCCTTTGCCAGCTTGTTTATCTGTTTTGTTTGCCCAGCTGCTGGGTAAGGTCAATTCAAATGCGCCAAAGAAAGAAAGGGCAAAGATGATGAAGATGGCAAAGAATAACAAGTTCGCTGTTACACTGGTGGCTATCTTATACATTATCTGAGGGCCAAAAAGCTTCGTAAGAATAAATGTTGGAATCGTATAAATAAAGATAATAGAAAGTGAGTAGACCATGGCATTGCGGATACCCTCTATTCTGTTTTTACTCCTTTTTAAAAAGAAGCTTACCGTTACCGGAATTAAAGGAAAAACACAAGGAGTAAACACAGCAATTAATCCGGCTAATAATCCACCAATGAAAATACCCCACAATGAAGTCCCGCTAGCTGTTTTAGAAGCAGACTGAATGGACGTTGTGGGTGTACCTTTTTTTAAAGGCTCTATAATGTTTTTTTCTCCGGAAGGATAGTCATTACCCTTTTTTGCTAACCAGGTAAGTTTTCCTTGGATAGTGGCTTCTTCAGTGACAGGAATGTGCAAGGGAATTTTAAAGGTAACGCTATCTGTAAAAAAATGAAGTGTTGCTTGTAATGCCGTATCTGAAAGCGTTTGAAGTTTTCCGCTCTCCGTAATGCTGTCCGTAGCGCGGGTGTATTTCTTTAATGAACTATCTATCGCAAAGGTTGAAATAAATGCATCATCTGGATTTGTTTTTTTTGTGCTAAAAAGCTCCACGCCTTTAGCCAATACAGCCCGGATATTCAATACGGCTAAGGAGTCGTTGACACGCTCGATCCTAGAAGAAAATTTTACAGGTTGCTCTTGTGCAAATACCTTAATCGTACTCCCTATCAAAAGGCATAAGCTTAAACTTACCCATATACTTTTGCGCATTCGAATTTTATTTTAAAAGCTTTAAATACTTTACTGAAATAATTATATTTTATTGTAATGCTACTGAGAATTTTTGGTCTGATGGTGGCAGACATTCGTGGTCATTACAGACCATAAAATTGATCGTGCCTGAGATATTTGTCTTTATATTTCCTTTTACCTTCACTGTTTGGATAAATGCTACTTTGTTGGAATAAAACTTTACGTCTACACCAAAGTTTTTATCGTGGGTCACTTTCATATCGCCCTTTTCTGATGTTTTGCCTTGAAGGTTTAGCAGTGGATTCTTTGCAAATTCAAAGGAGGTAGGCACAGGTCCGCCATCAGGCGTAGTCTGAGAATAAATATGCCAAGGAGCAGGAAAAGTCGCTGTAAAAATCACTTTGTAAGTGTTTGCATTTTCTTTTACTGCTTTGTAAGTCCAATTTACAGGAGACTGTTGTGCAAAACTTGTTATGGTGATAAAGCCAAAAACTAATAGCGTTACTAATTTTTTCATTGTCTGTTCTTTTATTTTATTATTGAATATTTGATTATCTGTTACACATCTATTGACATTTATAATACTGCTGTTGCTAATCGACTTATAGGAAGTAAACCTGTGAAAATTGTGTCAGTGGAATAATAGTCTGCAAAAATGGGTTCTTCTTTCATAAGATCTGTGCTTAGGTATTTCTTATTGCTATCTGCTAAAACAGTGACAACTACAGCCTCTTTACCCAATTTATTAGCCAATTGAATGGCGCCAATCACATTGGCACCTGAAGATATTCCTACCGCTAATCCTAGTTGCTTGGATAGCTTTTGTGCCATGATAATAGCGTCGCCATCCTTAGCCTGAATAACGCTATCGAGTTCATTGAGATTTACGATAGCGGGAATAAACTCATCCGAGATACCCTGAATCCGATGACTCCCAACTTTATAACCGGTGGTCAAGGTGGGTGACTCAAACGGTTCAAGTGGATGAATACGCACGATAGGGTTCTTTTTTTTCAGATAAGCTCCTACGCCCATTACTGTACCGCCTGTACCTACACCTGCCACAAAAGCATCCGGCTTCAACCCTATATTGCTCAGCTGCTCCCAGATCTCTCTACCCGTTGTTTTTTCGTGGGCTTCGGCATTATACAAATTATCAAATTGTTTTGGCAGAAAAACATTTCCCTTTTCTGCAAGTTCCAGACTTAGCTTGATACTGCCCAAGAAGCCACCCTGCTCTTTACTTATAGGGATAACTTCTGCTCCTAGGCTTTTAATAATATCCATACGTTCTTTGCTTAACCAGTTGGGCATAATAATTTTCACCTGATGCCCCAGTGCCTTGCCAATGGCGGCAAAGGAAATACCTGTATTACCGCTGGTTGCTTCTATAATTTCATCAGTCGGTTGAATGCTATGGTTCTTATAAGCCTGATTTAAAATATATAAAGCCATCCTATCTTTTATACTACCGGTAAGATTATAGTTTTCACATTTTACGAATATGCGACCTTGCTTGTTTTTGTAGGTATATTTTAACTCAAGCATGGGCGTATTGCCTACTAAGTGCCATAAGTGTTGCAATTGTGCACTGATATCTGTTGCTGACCTTTTTACTTCTTCTAATAACATTATTCATTCTTTTATAGGGTAAAACTATACATCTTCGTATTTTAATAAAATACTTTGCCTATATTCCATATATTTTATTGTTTTTATGTTTTAAACAAGAAAATATTCAAAATAGAACCGTTAACTTTATTCTTTAAAAATTATTTTATTGTCTATAAAATTTATGCACAAATGACCACAGGAGAATTAGACGAAACAGACAGAGTTATTTTGAAAATACTACAGGTGGATGCCACTTTGACCAACAAAGAAATTGCTGATAAAGTACATAAATCAACCGCTGCTATTCACGAAAGAATAAGACGATTGAAAAGCAGTGGTTTTATAAAAAAAATTGTGGCCATTGTGGACCGGAAAAAGATTGACAAGGGCTTAGTCACTTTCAGTCAGGTGCTGCTGAATAACCACACAGCCCAAACTTTGGAAAAGTTTGAGCAGGAGGTAATTCGATTTCCGGAAGTATTGGAATGCTTTCAGATGACGGGCGCTTTTGATTTTATTTTACGTGTAGCTACTAAAGACATGGATGAATATCATCATTTTTACAGGAATAAACTAGGAAGGCTGCCCAATATTACAACGGTACAAAGCTTCTTTGTTTTGTCCGAAGCTAAAAACGATACTGCTTATCCTTTGTGAGTTGATGATAGATATTATTATTCAGTACTAAAAATCGACTTCAATTTTTCATCCATAGCTTTTTCTTCTTCGTCTGTTCCTTGATCATAACGTCCAATAATGGCTCCTTTCCTATCAATCAAAATCTTCGTAGGTAATGAATGAATACCATATTTTTCAGCAATATCCTTTTCATTTTTTTCACCCTTTTCCATTTTATTTTTATCAAAACCGCGTAACACATTGTGCCAAATACCTACGCCATCTTTGGCTACCGCTTTTTTCCAAGCATCCGGCTTACTATCGTCATCTGAAACTCCAATAATATCAAGCCCTTTCGTATGATATTGATGGTACAATTTAATCATATGCGGATTGCTCGCGCGGCAAGGAACACACCAGCTTGCCCAAAAATCGAGTAGTACATATTTTCCTTTAAAATCTGACAAACTTAAGGGGCTTCCATTTATATCGATGGCCTTAAAATTTGCTGCAATACTTCCCGGCGAACCTGCACGTAGCTTTTGAATCTCAATTGCCAGATGTTTTCCATTATTCGATTGCTGTATTTTTTTACCCAGTCTATTATAGAACATCTCCAAAGAATCCAATGTAAGCGTAGCAACGTGAAAACCTAACTCAAAGGCGGTTACAGGAGATCGAGGATGATTGGCAAAAAAAGTGTAATCCAAGTCTTTCATTTCTGCAAAATAAGGTAATAGTGCCCAATCCTTCAACTTCTGATATTCAACATTACTTCTTTTGTTTACTTCGGTAAGCGTGTCCATCACTACCGTCCAACGTTTCTCAACTTTATTTTTCTTTGCTTGCAAGGCAGCATATTCATCTTGCGTTTTAGATCCGGTAAATGTTGCATCATTAAATTTATTAAGTAATAATTGGACTGCCATTTCTGAAGGTTCAAGAAAAAAACTTACCGAATTTTTATTGGTCCTTTTTTCTTCTTTCAACGCCAAATAAGCCATTGTTGGTTCATCAATTTCTCCCTTGAAAGAAAATATTCCATTCACGATAGCAGCACTATCTTTTATTCTTGTGTCCTCATTATTAGTATAATAAAGATACATCATGCCTGTATTTACTCCATTTAAGGTTCCATTTAAAACGAACTGGTTAGCCTGCTTTTCTTGAGCTTCAACTGTCAATGTTGCCAAAAGGAAAATACTCAGAATTATTTTTTTCACGCTATGGGTTTTTAGATAATTGATTAGATTTTAACTGCCGAATATTTCTTTCAACTTATTATCTATATCGGCCTCTTTGCCGGAATACACCAATATTTTTCCTTCTTTATCAAGCAACACATAAAAAGGAATGTAAG
The Arachidicoccus soli DNA segment above includes these coding regions:
- the ppsA gene encoding phosphoenolpyruvate synthase; protein product: MMQQSIVLPLKGLRLEDIALVGGKCASLGEMITHLSELGIQVPNGFAITTNAYYAFIQQSGLEDFIKSEIKKIDFDNIESLRRSGLRIRQAISNTKFPYELSSEIIEAYEALSESYEQSYTDVAVRSSATAEDLPDASFAGQQETYLNVRGNASLIDAVRNCFASLFTDRAISYRENFHYDHFAIGLSVCVQKMVRSDLGSSGVAFSIDTETGFKDVVLINGSFGLGEMVVQGAVSPDEFISFKPLTKQGFPAIIEKKLGNKDKQMVYGNNADERVKIIQTDKSQQQKFCLNDEQIIQLSDWVCQIEDYYSQLKSHWCPVDVEWATDGLSGELFIVQARPETIHSNRDISTITAYAMEEQQPKKELLRGIAVGDKIATGKVNILYSLDKRITEGAVFQKGDILVTDMTDPDWEPIMKMAAAIITNKGGRTCHAAIVAREMGVPAIVGCGNVTEILSIGQEVTASCAEGDEGIVYEGVLNFSTREIDLKQLPEIKTAVKLNVASPSLAFKFAALPNKGVGLAREEFIINNYIKVHPLAILHHKALKDESLSSEITKIISGFVSEEQYFIQKLSFGIAKIAAAFYPNEVIVRFSDFKSNEYYNLLGGQYFEPKEENPMIGWRGASRYYSDKYKEAFGLECKAIANVRNHLGFKNVVVMIPFCRTPKELEKVYTVMKEYGLERGIDGLKVYLMAEIPSNIILAKEFAKNIDGFSIGSNDLTQLTLGLDRDSSLVADLYDERNEAVKMMISNLIDIAKASNVQVGICGQGPSDHPDFAQFLVEKGIDSVSVTPDALVKTIYAIHACENKIHV
- a CDS encoding M16 family metallopeptidase — encoded protein: MFKKYFVKAFAALVGVLFMMPKLTSAQGPNLTKALAKDTAVTVGQLSNGLTYYIKPNAKPAQKVELRLVVKAGSILENPDQQGLAHFMEHMEFNGLKHYPKNELVDYLQKIGVRFGADLNANTGWDRTYFMVPIPTDNPANLEKGFQIVGDWAGGALITTDEVNEERHVILEELRMRDLNAQTRMLRKFLPDMLNGSRYAYRMSGGKDSIVADANPNLIREFYHDWYRPDLMAVIVVGDITVPEAEAFIKKYFGELKAPKAERARTYYHVEPYTKKQALVVSDSETTSYGYTLMYPAHKVKIDKTIGDYRKGLIKSIFIQCLNRKLRDIAQVSNPPFAGAQFDLSGSIGGITLQDEGMELDVTPIDNLQQSINAAVGALLNVAKYGFSPADIKTSEKAYLPYYENAYQERNDRPSASFTDVYADAFMKGTPLISISSEYNYVKELLPTITEKDINDYAREILVTPKHFFTMVTGPQKGKLVLPTEQGLLNMTNAAFEQQVQKNTEQKTAVNLLSQAPAPGKIVSETKDAALASITYTLSNGIKVTIKPTDFQKDQVLFSGVKYGGTNLYGAADKSNTTFLSSVIGTMGYGQFTPTQLSDFLSGIQANVGVSMSNIADMVSGSSSVKDIKTMLELTYLKLTSPRKDTALLRGWYSKLEARLPLLNADPQNAFKDSLTKFMYSNNPLTPIVIPTQQDMKNIDVDRILNIYKEQFGNAAGFHFFFVGNVNADSLKPLIEKYLASLPVEDIKPTYKDNGLRMVSGDKTFNFYKGSDKKSILLDIYHGDIAYSPELALRANMLGQIMTIELLNIVREEKQWIYSGGVSASVTKLPYGHYSITAQMPCGPENVQNIFTELDREIKGYIENGVSAEDLEKVKKAMIEQYKEEIKNNGTWAAELQQSLFWGSDKNDFLNYEQRVNAVTGEEIKATAGQLLQNNYIKVASFPQK
- a CDS encoding protein-disulfide reductase DsbD family protein → MRKSIWVSLSLCLLIGSTIKVFAQEQPVKFSSRIERVNDSLAVLNIRAVLAKGVELFSTKKTNPDDAFISTFAIDSSLKKYTRATDSITESGKLQTLSDTALQATLHFFTDSVTFKIPLHIPVTEEATIQGKLTWLAKKGNDYPSGEKNIIEPLKKGTPTTSIQSASKTASGTSLWGIFIGGLLAGLIAVFTPCVFPLIPVTVSFFLKRSKNRIEGIRNAMVYSLSIIFIYTIPTFILTKLFGPQIMYKIATSVTANLLFFAIFIIFALSFFGAFELTLPSSWANKTDKQAGKGGVIGTFFMALTLVIVSFSCTGPFVGTALGQLSSTGEVLPPVIGILGLSAGLAIPFTLFAVFPSMLHSLPKSGGWLNSVKVVFGFIELALAFKFLSMVDLIYGWHLLDREIFLAIWIVLAVLMGFYILGKIKLSHDSEVKYVSIPRLFFAIIAFTFAIYLLPGMWGAPLKAMSGLLPPPSTQDFDLNQLQYKIENISSAGSVNNAGTSKAIPPKLYTDKLHMPLGLTGYFDFNEGMAAAKALNKPVMLDFTGHSCANCRKMENEVWSNPDVLKMLKNDFVIISLYVDEPSTLPVSQQYKTANGKYISTLGDKNLDYEQTKFGLNSQPLYMFLDLKGNPLSDVRYGYDSNIQKFIQHLNDVKQKFETEKVTRS
- a CDS encoding protein-disulfide reductase DsbD domain-containing protein — translated: MKKLVTLLVFGFITITSFAQQSPVNWTYKAVKENANTYKVIFTATFPAPWHIYSQTTPDGGPVPTSFEFAKNPLLNLQGKTSEKGDMKVTHDKNFGVDVKFYSNKVAFIQTVKVKGNIKTNISGTINFMVCNDHECLPPSDQKFSVALQ
- a CDS encoding PLP-dependent cysteine synthase family protein — protein: MLLEEVKRSATDISAQLQHLWHLVGNTPMLELKYTYKNKQGRIFVKCENYNLTGSIKDRMALYILNQAYKNHSIQPTDEIIEATSGNTGISFAAIGKALGHQVKIIMPNWLSKERMDIIKSLGAEVIPISKEQGGFLGSIKLSLELAEKGNVFLPKQFDNLYNAEAHEKTTGREIWEQLSNIGLKPDAFVAGVGTGGTVMGVGAYLKKKNPIVRIHPLEPFESPTLTTGYKVGSHRIQGISDEFIPAIVNLNELDSVIQAKDGDAIIMAQKLSKQLGLAVGISSGANVIGAIQLANKLGKEAVVVTVLADSNKKYLSTDLMKEEPIFADYYSTDTIFTGLLPISRLATAVL
- a CDS encoding Lrp/AsnC family transcriptional regulator, whose translation is MTTGELDETDRVILKILQVDATLTNKEIADKVHKSTAAIHERIRRLKSSGFIKKIVAIVDRKKIDKGLVTFSQVLLNNHTAQTLEKFEQEVIRFPEVLECFQMTGAFDFILRVATKDMDEYHHFYRNKLGRLPNITTVQSFFVLSEAKNDTAYPL
- a CDS encoding AhpC/TSA family protein → MKKIILSIFLLATLTVEAQEKQANQFVLNGTLNGVNTGMMYLYYTNNEDTRIKDSAAIVNGIFSFKGEIDEPTMAYLALKEEKRTNKNSVSFFLEPSEMAVQLLLNKFNDATFTGSKTQDEYAALQAKKNKVEKRWTVVMDTLTEVNKRSNVEYQKLKDWALLPYFAEMKDLDYTFFANHPRSPVTAFELGFHVATLTLDSLEMFYNRLGKKIQQSNNGKHLAIEIQKLRAGSPGSIAANFKAIDINGSPLSLSDFKGKYVLLDFWASWCVPCRASNPHMIKLYHQYHTKGLDIIGVSDDDSKPDAWKKAVAKDGVGIWHNVLRGFDKNKMEKGEKNEKDIAEKYGIHSLPTKILIDRKGAIIGRYDQGTDEEEKAMDEKLKSIFSTE